The genomic segment TCATCAATTCAATTCTTTGGCTCTgtttagaagaagttttcttggtGCCACCGTACCTCTGACATATGGGCGTCTACTCCTTTAGACATCAGACTGAGAGGTGCTGCAGAGGGGTGGTCTACTGTTTTGAAACTGTTGCAGAAACatctttgtgtttaattatatGTGAGTTGTATGCTCTTTAGATGTATACGGAAGGCATTAGACAGTTAGAAGAAAACTCAGTTAAACAAGCATTTTAAGTAGCACTGATCATACATGTTTCGACTttattatgcctaaccaatactgtgcAAGGCCATCATGTAAAAAGAAAAGTTTTTCAAATGGCAAAAAAGCACAAGTCAACTATACAGTATAGATCGCCCCAAATGGCACACAATGCCAAGAAAActgtttttaaaaatcatcctacagacatctTGCGTGAAGAAAATCACCTTTGCggataattgttataacatgccaatatagggattttctcaccaaGCTATATATACATGCCACTATTTATCACTTGTTCTACTTCTTTTAATCAAAAaatttaacaatttttaaagtgAAAAATATAGTGTCAGTTGTTTTGCTACCTGTGGATTCAGTCAACTGCCTATACAAGTGCATTTCTTGAGTTTGAATATGtgacatctttaaacaggtGACTGTCAGCACTTATGCTGTAAAACCAATAAATGAAAATGTATTAgggactgcctgcctgccaagTATTTTGCATATCTCATGCCAAGTATTTTGCATATCTCATGCAAAATCTTTTAATATGATAAACAATTTTGTCCAATTTCTTATTTTGCGTACCCCCACATAAAATTTCTCCTATATATATAGGAACAATTTGCATACCCCGCGCATAATTTctcctatcatacagtatgatagtaactgtatagtagggaccacaaaggagtaggcgtggcccacaaaataacatcacccaaaaaccagcctcaattttcccttacaacgatgaggcagtattggtgacgtaaaactaagcccaaacaagctttcagatcgacccgaaatgctttcatcaagttgctacggaatttaaaatttttttattcgacagaattttctattgactgactaagtaagtaactgactgactgatgccttcagacaagcgtaactcgataacggctaaagctacgggcttgattgtttcactgttcgacgtcgcttcagcccgacaggtgccttttggcataccgcagtacgtacaatggaCTTacaagtgtcctcctttgtgtcccattcatctttgctgacagggaaaggtgtcaatttggtgtgaacacgtgatggcttcccttctaaACGGAAATggtctgtatttttcattgtggctatttcgattgcagaggtgcttttcaaccggttcttgattcgtattgctgtgcaACGGGTcatagcctacagcgaagcgtaatggatacttcacttttagacgataattaataaaattggggtgcAGCACCATtacttttggtatgcgtagattgtagaggtaccggtgcttccggaaaagttcttgattcgaaatgctgtataacgggttgaacatagctgacaaccaagtgtaatggatatttcacttttcagacaataattgatatagctgggacgcGCAGCACCATTTTAGATCAGtcctaataaaattatttacaaaaaaagttaacaaacaagtggatataacacttcttattgttttaatatcatggactactccaacttgtttcagtactttttatcgatgtgctatggtccctactctagttgaaaattccaaattgtttcgtgtacttgtatatataggaACAATTTTGCATACCTCACGCAAAATTTCTCCTACATGTATAGGAACAATTTTGCATACCCCCACGTAAAATTTCTCGCTAAATTTCTCCCTAAATTTCTCCCATATATATAGGAACAATTTTGCATACACCGatgcaaaatttctcctatataTATAGGACTAGCATTGTACGTAGGGGTATGCTATTTTATAGTGCTtctgcctatatatatataggagtaATTTTGTGTAAGGTTATGCAAAATTGTTCCTATATATATAGGACTAGCATTGTACGTAGGGGTATGCTATTTTACAGTGCTtctgcctatatatatataggagtaATTTTGTGTAAGGTTATGCAAAATTATTCCTATATATTTAGGAATAGCACTCCAATGAGCGTAAAACTGTATATTACCCTGAGGCCACGCTCCTCAACATTCTAGCTCTGTAGAACACAAGGTATTGTATCACGCTAATATACTGCATAGCTGACTGCAAGATTGAGACGCTCTAATGCACAGTTAGGGCAACACGTATATTTCATAGCTATGCTCTAATGGTAGTTACAAGGGAAAATCCCTGCTTGGcaatgggaaaatccctacgtTGGCATTGAAAAGATAGTGAAACTGTGATTTtaccacattgctacaatgccaagtagggattttccctcatagctaccgtcatgtcttgtttcaatactttttatcgctggaaccctacttcattataTTGACATTCAAATGGCAAGTCATGTCAGTGGAatgttgtacacacacactacacacacacacacacacacacacacacacacacacacacacacacacacacacacacacacacacacacacacacacacacacacacacacacacacacactacacacacacacacacactacacacacacacacacacacacacacacacacacacacacacacacacacacacacacacacacacacacacacacacacactacacacacacacacacacacacacacacacactacacacacacacacactacacacacacacactacacacacacacactacacacacacacacactacacacacacactatgctacatacacacacacacactacacacacacactatgctacatacacacacacacacacacacacatacactacacacacacacacacacacacacacacacacacacacactacacacacacacactacacacacacacacacactacacacacacactatgctacatacacacacacactatgctacatacacacacacacgcaatgTCATCAAAGCTTGGTGGCTGCTTCCTGAGCAGTTGACTTATATTATTGTTACATGACGGGGGGACATAGCAGGAGCTACAAAATAAGATGTGTACATATATGTCCATATATGGTAGAGTTGGTCCTCTATTGAATCAACATAACCAGTACACAGGAGTAAAAGTCAACCATCCACCTTGACCAGCCAACCATCCACCTTGACCAGCCAACCATCCACCTTGACCAGCCAACCATCCACCTTGACCAGCCAACCATCCACCTTGACCAGCCAACCATCCACCTTGACCAGCCAACCATCCACCTTGACCAGCCAACCATCCACCTTGACCAGCCAACCATCCACCTTGACCAGCCAACCATCCACCTTGACCAGTCAACCATCCACCTTGACCAGCCAACCATCCACCTTGACTGGCAATATGGGAGGTAATCATGTGATCCCAGCTGGAGGTTAGTAGTTCTAGAGGTTAGATGATGTGCTGTTGACTGACATCACTCTATTACAGGTGATGATGAATATTTTATTGACCGTTATGTTGATGCCATTGAACAGCGCAAGGAGAGATTGTTTGATTGTCAGAGACTGTTAGCATACAAGGAACCATTGATAGCAGCTGGAGCAATGACTGACAAAGATTATGAAGATGTTAGAAGGGAATATAAAAGGAATAGGAAACAGATGGAAGTAATTGTTACAATACTTTTGAAAGAGAAAAATTTAAAAAGATTCATTGGGCTGAGTGCTGTTATGTACAAGTACGCAGAAGCTGCAGCTGAAGAAATGTTTCCTTTCATTAATGAACTAGGAGACCGACATCCAATTAAAGGAAATCTCAAATTGCAAAATAGTTAGTaaagtgtgttgtatgtgtgtgtgtgtgtgtgtgtgtagtgtagtgtgtgtagtgtgtgtgtatgtgtgtagtgtgtgtagtgtatgtgtgtgtgtgtagtgtagtgtgtgtgtgtgtgtgtggtgtgtgtgtgtgtagtgtagtgtgtgtatgtgtgtgtagtttgtgtgtagtgtgtgtagtgtatgtgtgtgtagtgtgtgtgtgtgcgtgtgtagtgtgtgtgtatgtgtgtatagtgtgtgtgtgtgtgtagtttgtgtgcgtgtgtagtgtgtgtgtgtggtgtgtgtagtgtatgtgtgtagtgtagtgtgtgtgtggtgtagtgtatgtgtgtagtgtgtgtgtagtgtagtgtgtgtgtagatcAATTAAATATTTCAGTGTGTCGTATCTATGTATTGTATTGGCCACATATAGGTACACATGTTATGACTTTGCTCCTCTACAGGACAACCTACAGACACTGCTGCACAGCAGCCACATGCCCTTCAACAACCACATCCATCCCAGCAGGCACAGCCTCCTCCCCAGCATGAACCACTTGCAGCACAGCAGCCCCTCCCCACCAGTGATCACTGCTACAAACTACTCTGGATGGTGGCCGGATCAGATGATATTGTAGTAGTGAGCAGAGTGATCAGCAAACTTTCTAACTCAAGCTTGTCTGACGCTCATAGTACTGACATGGTCACCTACTGGGTAAGTGAagggtgtgtgtggtgtgtgaggTGTACCAGAGGTGTGTGAGGTGTACCAGAGGTGTGTGAGGTGTACCAGAGGTGTGTTAGGTATGTGAGGTGTACCAgaggtgtgtgtggtgtaccaGGGGGTGTGTGAGGTGTACCAGggggtgtgtgtggtgtgtgaggtgtaccaggggtgtgtgtggtgtgtgaggtgtaccagaagtgtgtgtggtgtgtgaggtgtaccagaggtgtgtgaggtgtaccagaggtgtgtgaggtgtaccagaggtgtgtgaggtgtaccagaggtgtgtgtggtgtaccaGAGGTGTGTGAGGTGTACCAGAGGTGTATGAGGTGTACCAGAGGTATGTGAGGTGTACCAGAGGTGTGTGAGGTGTACCAgaggtgtgtgtggtgtaccaGAGGTGTGTGAGGTGTACCAGAGGTGTGTTAGGTATGTGAGGTGTACCAgaggtgtgtgtggtgtaccaGAGGTGTGTGAGGTGTACCAGTGGTGTGTGAGGTGTACCAGATATGTGTGAGGTGTACCAGGGGGTGTGTGAGGTGTACCAggggtgtgtgtggtgtgtgaggTGTACCAGATCTAGAGGTGTGTTAGGTGTGTGAAGTGTACCAGAGGTGTGTGAGGTGTACCAggggtgtgtgtggtgtgtgaggtgtaccagaagtgtgtgtggtgtgtgaggTGTACCAGAGGTGTGTGAGGTGTACCAGAGGTGTGTTAGGTTTACCAGAGGTGTGTGAGGTGCACCAGAGGTGTGTGAGGTGTACCAGGGGTGTGTGAGGTGTACCAGAGGTGTGTGAGGTGTACCAGGGGTGTGTAAGGTATACTACAAGTGTGTGAGGTGTACCAGAGGTATGTTAGGTGTGTGAGGTGTACCAGAGGTATGTTAGGTGTGTGAGGTGTACCAGGGATGTGTAAGGTACACTAGAAGTGTGTGAGGTGTACCGGGGGTGTTTGAGGGGTACCAGATGTGTGTGAGGTGTACCAgaggtgtgtgtggtgtgtgaggTGTACCAGAAGTGTGTTAGGTGTGTGAGGTGTACCAGAGGTGTGTGTTAGGTGTACCAgaggtgtgtgtggtgtgtgaggtgtaccagaggtgtgtgtggtgtgtgaggtgtaccagaggtgtgtgtggtgtgtgaggTGTACCAGATGTGTGTGAGGTGTACCAGAGGTGTGTGAGGTGTACCAGAGGTGTGTGAGGTGTACCAGAGGTGTGTGAGGTGTACCAGAGGTGTGTGAGGTGTACCAGAGGTGTGTGAGGTGTACCAGGGGTGTGTGGGGTGTACCAGAGGTGTGTGAGGTATACCAGAGGTGTGTGAGGTGTACCAGGGGTGTGTGGGGTGTACCAGAGGTGTGTGAGGTATACCAGAGGTGTGTGAGGTGTACCAGAGGTGTGTGAGGTGTACCAGATGTGTGTGAGGTGTACCAggggtgtgtgtggtgtaccagaggtgtgtgaggtgtaccaggggtgtgtgaggtgtaccagaggtgtgtgtggtgtgtgaggTGTACCAGGGATGTGTAAGGTACACTAGAAGTGTGTGAGGTGTACCGGGGGTGTTTGAGGGGTACCAGATGTGTGTGAGGTGTACCAgaggtgtgtgtggtgtgtgaggTGTACCAGAAGTGTGTTAGGTGTGTGAGGTGTACCAGAGGTGTGTGTTAGGTGTACCAgaggtgtgtgtggtgtgtgaggTGTACCAGATGTGTGTGAGGTGTACCAGAGGTGTGTGAGGTGTACCAGAGGTGTGTGAGGTGTACCAGAGGTGTGTGAGGTGTACCAGGGGTGTGTGGGGTGTACCAGAGGTGTGTGAGGTATACCAGAGGTGTGTGAGGTGTACCAGAGGTGTGTGAGGTGTACCAggggtgtgtgtggtgtaccagaggtgtgtgaggtgtaccaggggtgtgtgaggtgtaccagaggtgtgtgtggtgtgtgaggTGTACCAGGGATGTGTAAGGTACACTAGAAGTGTGTGAGGTGTACCAGAGGTGTGTGAGGTGTACCAACTGACTGTCTCACTATACCATATAGccggaaattttcgagggatgaaACTGTGTAAGCTGCAGAGGAGCTGGCAAGGTGAGGTGAACAGCCAGGCAAAATTGCAGGTAGTCAGAGAGGTTCACTTACAGTAAGGTAAATGGAGGTAACTTCGTGACTGGGGTAACTCCGTGAATTTCTACTTTGATGAgctgtaactcctaaaccaCTTAAAGAAAGAAATTAATATTCGTGTTGAAGATACACCAGGCTATGATGATTACCTGTACTAAAGTGATAGTTTACTAAAGTGGTAGTTTCTAGTTACTCTGGTTTTCACGCCAGCTCAGTTTGATTGAGTAGCGCGCACTGAAATTTCCTTGAAGTTTGAAACTGTCCAAGGCAACGCTACAAGATAGTTGTTGCTTAGTTACGTACTGATTTGCTCCCCTAGCCATGTTTTCTAACAAAGTAAGACCGTTATAGCAAGATTGGTGGTGTTGCTGGCTTACTGTCAGAAATTCACAAAGTTACCCCCACATGTTGTTACACAGCCAAATGCTTCTCCGTAATGGCTAGATCATAATTTGGTAATACATAGACTACCTAAATGTAACCAAATTTGGTTGCAATCAGTTCCGTTGATCATAAGTTATGAATGCAAACGTAAAATATTCAGAGTTTCCTCCATTTACCTTACTATATAATGTTTGGGtcaccctaaagccagcctcacttttcttcATGCTAGCTTGGGAGTGTTGGTTAGATCAAACCTGAAAATGCCATCTCAAACCCTTTCAGTAAGTTTCTAAGAAGTTttaatttaacagaattttctactaactgactgatgcctccagccaagcataactcgaccaTGATTAAGGCTATGgggttgatttcttcactgttcgacgtcgcttcatcctgagatgtgccttttcaccaaccgcaatacgtacaatacacacatcatggacttgcctttgtcctttttgttccagttcttttgctgacaatgcaagctGTTGATCGGTGATACAAAGTGGGCAAGCTCTCTTTTGAAACTCCTGACCAAACACACGAGATATTTCATCTCAAGGTAtaagactatatatatatgtctaGGTGTTGGAGTGCTAATATAGTTAATGAATTCCACTGAAGCCTGGGTATACTTGTTGCAGTATTTCAACTAAATATTCCAAACTGGGAATCACCAATTATAAACACTCTCCATTCACTTTAATAGAACCATTGGTCAATGGTACTCCTTTACTGCcgggtgtgtgtagtgtgtgtgtgtgtgtgttacagtgCACATTTACACATTGTAAAGTAAACCAGTGATGATTGGTTGATCACATGTCATCACTGAACTTGTGATCTCAAACAACTGTTGAACTATTAACACTTCAGATCAATACCAAATATTATAAAGGACAAATTGTATATCatatagtacaatagtaactgtatagtagggaccacaaaggagtaggcgtggtccacgaaatagtatcacccaaaaaccagcctcaactTTCCCttatgacgatgaggcagtattggtgaggtaaaactaagcccaaacaagcttttagatcaacccgaaatgctttcaacaagttgctacagaatttttgaattttttctatttgacggaattttctactgactggctgagcaaataagtaagtaactgactgactgactgatgccttcagacaagcgtaactcgataacggctaaggctatgggcttgattttttcactgttcgacatcgcttcggcccgacaggtgccttttggcataccgcagtacgtacaatgcattcttcatggacttaccagtgtcctcctttgtgtctcattcatctttgctgacagggaaaggtgtcgatatGGCgtgagcacatgatggcttcccttcgaaacagaaattgtctgtatttttcatcgtggctattttgattgcagaggtacttttcaaatagttctagattcgtattgctgtgtaacgggttgaacatagccgacagcaaagcgtaatggatacttcacttttcagatgataattgaaatagctggggtgcgcggtgCCATTTTCAGATGCGGGTTTactagtcataataaaattatttacaaaaaaaagttaacaaacaagcacacgaaaaaatttagaattttcaactagagtagggaccatagcacatcgataaaaagtactgaaacaagttggagtagtccatgacagtaaaacaataagaagtgttatatctagggctcaaacgaatattcgaataccatttCTAGTATTCGAATTttcgtttcaaaggaaatatataacatcagtggtagagtacatggaaattcttgatcctacataagcatatctatgacGTAAGTGATCAAATCATGTTGATTCTAAATTGTATTAAAGAAACATCTTGTACAACCACAGGATTATTGATATGTCATCTATAccaatgctgaaaaagaatattcgaatattcagTAGTTGTGAATatagaatattcgaatagtgaaaaccactatttgtttgagccctagttatatccctactgcatgtgcatttctgttatggtatcttgagcacagtagggatataacagttcttattgttttactgtcatggactactcaaacttgtttcagtactttttatcgatgtgctatgatccctactctagttgataattccaaattttttcatgtacttgtccATGTTATATGTGTCCCAGATCCCTTACAAACCACAACACATTACTTTCCTAGCTAATAACAAGCCTTAACACCTGGTGCCATGTTTGGTTGTTATGACAACCAACCTCCTCTGTAGCAACACTCGTGTTAACACCTTATATTTTATGATATGTTTCCTGGGGAACATTATTTAGAGTGTATATTGTTGCATTAGGAGGCAACCTTGTTCAATGAGGTTCACTTGATATTGTTTTACCCTGACCAAAATGGTACGAGCCAAGCTTGCCAGCACATGGTGGAAAGGTTTCGACCAGACATGGCCTTGCTCACAGGAACATGTGTCACCAGTTTGGAGATCGGGAATGTGAAAGTTGGTGATTTGGTCATTTCCAAGACAGCAGTCAACATCCACTCAGGAATGTACGAGCATACCAATGATCATCGTTATGCTACACAAGTGATAGATGTTCGGCCAAGTGTAATAGCTGACCTAGAGGTGGAAACTCAGAGGTGGGACCAGCAGTGGTTAGGACAATTTGTGGACAAAATGCCATCTACAACTCTAACCAATCAGAGGCTCTGGTATACCAGATTGTACCTGGAGTTGACAAAGGTATGATGGGTCATTCCTTAGTACTGTTGGGTTATTCCTTAGCATTGTTGGGTTATTCCTTAGTACTGTTGGGCTGTTCCTTAGTACTGTTGGGTTATTCCTTAATGTGGATACACTAACCTTGTTGTAATTACCACAGATCAGTCATATACAAGTAGAGGTGATCACTAGTAGAGGAATATAGCTCATGTATTTGGTCTAGCACATTACAAGCTTGGAGTACCACAGTCAGTAGTAACACACACCACAGCCAGTAATTACACCACAGCCAGTGACACATAC from the Dysidea avara chromosome 13, odDysAvar1.4, whole genome shotgun sequence genome contains:
- the LOC136242064 gene encoding uncharacterized protein; this encodes MADHEGATLDDLIDDLVQHLDLALFMDKLVSSGLIDSSMLSQLDNLINTGNRNSAVRKMLLAIKTNPPGYLETFVKILKEHPKTDYYGNEITAVHRSKSQPSTLTSQPSTLTSQPSTLTSQPSTLTSQPSTLTSQPSTLTSQPSTLTSQPSTLTSQPSTLTSQPSTLTSQPSTLTSQPSTLTGNMGGNHVIPAGGDDEYFIDRYVDAIEQRKERLFDCQRLLAYKEPLIAAGAMTDKDYEDVRREYKRNRKQMEVIVTILLKEKNLKRFIGLSAVMYKYAEAAAEEMFPFINELGDRHPIKGNLKLQNRQPTDTAAQQPHALQQPHPSQQAQPPPQHEPLAAQQPLPTSDHCYKLLWMVAGSDDIVVVSRVISKLSNSSLSDAHSTDMVTYWEATLFNEVHLILFYPDQNGTSQACQHMVERFRPDMALLTGTCVTSLEIGNVKVGDLVISKTAVNIHSGMYEHTNDHRYATQVIDVRPSVIADLEVETQRWDQQWLGQFVDKMPSTTLTNQRLWYTRLYLELTKEQGDHNGWLKEIGWNTDEVYSGPNNKQLTERYIPDLRNDFRTKHYWEKRREQSDMLPFKPVHKEMIETCEVSMTLGETDFPPPPSTKTGLCYGAMLSTDRQPTGVEISIGRHHRNSVIAADMDTYQFYSCVKNCKVFLSVKGVFLIDDKLSELDHTRSKYSEYARLSSAAHGLQAIHHLYHKHCTITN